A single genomic interval of Arachis duranensis cultivar V14167 chromosome 7, aradu.V14167.gnm2.J7QH, whole genome shotgun sequence harbors:
- the LOC107496697 gene encoding uncharacterized protein LOC107496697 — translation MGGASTSMPVVAPECLLEYRPAGPVGAFTSTHPSPDVGHEGEPDQVENAMQENDSDEEPADIGGDNDDEILTNPARCQPTSSAGTHEQPAHYSTLDLGAIIQPTDSAPTFGGRGLHEKNSVTEFQVGQSFHSNKEAVLTIKDYNIRRGVEYRVMESDHLKYHGRCKEFGKGCTWMIRISLRARKGTWEIFSLVRANAAVSIKVLQEATEGMYGFKPSYRKTWLAKQKAVAQIYGKWEESYAELPRWILGVQSTMEGTVTLLKTSPGRVGDDVDDSTVYFHRLFWMFPPYVEAFRHCKPLVSIDGTHLYDKYGGTLLMAIAQDGNSNILPIAFSLVEGENTESWSFFLTNLRQHVTPQQGILVISDRHNGIKAALENPNSGWLPPLAYRTFCIRHIAANFALSFKGTDAKRLLVNAAYAKTEAEFHY, via the exons ATGGGGGGTGCCTCCACTTCGATGCCCGTCGTTGCACCTGAGTGTTTGTTGGAGTATCGGCCAGCCGGTCCAGTTGGGGCATTCACCTCAACTCATCCATCTCCAGATGTAGGACATGAGGGGGAACCGGATCAGGTGGAAAATGCTATGCAAGAGAATGATTCCGATGAAGAGCCTGCTGACATTGGAGGGGACAACGATGATGAAATTTTGACAAACCCAGCAAGATGTCAACCGACGTCAAGTGCCGGCACACATGAGCAACCTGCACATTATTCTACCCTGGATCTGGGAGCCATCATCCAACCGACGGATTCAGCACCAACCTTTGGGGGTCGAGGCTTGCACGAGAAAAACTCTGTAACTGAATTTCAAGTTGGCCAATCTTTCCATAGTAACAAGGAAGCTGTGCTTACTATAAAGGATTACAACATTCGGCGCGGAGTTGAGTATAGAGTGATGGAGTCAGATCATCTTAAGTACCATGGAAGATGCAAGGAGTTTGGGAAAGGTTGCACATGGATGATTCGCATCAGCCTTCGAGCACGGAAGGGAACCTGGGAG ATATTTTCTCTGGTTCGAGCCAATGCGGCGGTATCGATAAAGGTGTTGCAAGAAGCTACCGAAGGAATGTACGGGTTCAAGCCAAGTTACAGGAAGACGTGGTTGGCAAAACAGAAGGCGGTAGCACAGATATACGGGAAATGGGAAGAGTCCTACGCCGAGCTACCTCGTTGGATCCTTGGTGTGCAGTCCACCATGGAGGGGACGGTTACGTTGTTGAAGACATCTCCAGGTCGCGTGGGTGATGACGTGGATGACTCAACCGTGTACTTTCATCGTCTTTTCTGGATGTTTCCTCCTTATGTTGAAGCTTTCCGACATTGCAAGCCATTGGTAAGCATAGACGGTACTCATCTGTATGACAAGTATGGAGGGACTTTGCTCATGGCCATCGCTCAAGATGGAAACTCCAACATCTTGCCTATTGCTTTCAGTCTCGTGGAGGGAGAAAATACCGAGTCTTGGTCTTTCTTTCTGACCAACCTGCGGCAACATGTGACTCCGCAACAGGGGATACTGGTCATTTCAGATAGGCACAATGGCATCAAGGCTGCACTAGAGAACCCGAACAGTGGGTGGTTACCCCCGCTTGCGTACCGAACATTTTGTATTCGGCATATTGCAGCTAACTTCGCACTCAGTTTCAAGGGCACGGACGCAAAGCGTTTGCTTGTGAATGCTGCTTATGCGAAGACTGAGGCAGAGTTTCACTATTAG